DNA from Archaeoglobaceae archaeon:
CCAACACCAGCATAGGTCACAATAGCACCCCCATACCCTCTTAACGAGGGTCTGTGTCCGAAGGCAAGCATTCTATCGATAAAGCACTTCATCTGAGCACTAACGTTTAGAAAATAAACCGGGGAGGCAAGGACGAGAACTTTCACATTCTTTATTTTATCCTTTAGCTCTGCCATATCGTCATTTATAAGACAATCCCCCTCTCTCAGACAGGTTCCACATCCAATGCAATACCCAATATCCTTTTCCTGAAGATAAACGAATTCCGTTTCAAAGCCAGAAGCTGAAAGTTCATCCAGGCATGCACGAAGCATTTTAGATGAATTACCCTCTTTTCTCGGAGAGCCAAGAATTCCGATGGCTTTCAACTTATCACCCCAGAGTTCCAGCAGATCTCCTCAACCTTACTCTTGTTCTCATAGACTTTTCAAGCACCTCTTCAAAGTCTGAATCGCTCATAATATATAC
Protein-coding regions in this window:
- a CDS encoding flavodoxin family protein; amino-acid sequence: MKAIGILGSPRKEGNSSKMLRACLDELSASGFETEFVYLQEKDIGYCIGCGTCLREGDCLINDDMAELKDKIKNVKVLVLASPVYFLNVSAQMKCFIDRMLAFGHRPSLRGYGGAIVTYAGVGEPKVVAEYLNRVLKSWGVYPVGYAIGFGVFPGDVSESDIEKARNLGKEIAKAYKTGIKPEAKTEDLILQKQLMNLIKNYKEIMKADYEFWKNKML